Proteins from a single region of Streptomyces spectabilis:
- a CDS encoding amidohydrolase yields the protein MTQRPAPGPADLVITGCTALVHDPAERVGFAEDAAIVVRDGVITDVTTAAAAADLDAAERLDARGQAALPGLINCHTHAPMVALRGIAEDLPVEEWFNDHVWPIESNLEARDVELGARLACAELIRGGVTTFADHYFAMDTVADVVAETGLRALLGQAYFSSQGPEGREASLDFALRRAGAADGRVTTCLAPHAPYTVDDADLAATAGLARDHGLLVHLHAAESRAQSLHSIARHGLTPIEVLRRAGLLDVDVLIAHGTGILDRDTAALRAATGRVAVASAPRGYLKFAWGPTPLRLLADLGIPVGLATDGAASNNSLDVWESMALTALVQKSATGDPRWLTSRQALHHATLQSARAVGLGERIGSLAPGRRADIVLVDLTGPHTQPVHDLAATLVHSARSGDVRTTIVDGRVLMRDRELLTVDVPAVTRELAQRLPALVERGHGRRIQEYDA from the coding sequence ATGACCCAGCGTCCCGCGCCCGGCCCCGCCGACCTCGTCATCACCGGCTGCACGGCCCTCGTCCACGATCCGGCGGAGCGCGTCGGCTTCGCCGAGGACGCCGCGATCGTCGTCCGCGACGGGGTGATCACCGATGTCACCACGGCCGCGGCGGCCGCGGACCTCGACGCCGCCGAACGCCTCGACGCGCGCGGCCAGGCCGCCCTGCCCGGCCTGATCAACTGCCATACGCACGCCCCGATGGTGGCCCTGCGCGGCATCGCGGAGGACCTGCCGGTGGAGGAGTGGTTCAACGACCACGTGTGGCCCATCGAGTCCAACCTCGAAGCACGCGACGTGGAGCTGGGCGCGCGGCTCGCCTGCGCCGAGCTGATCCGCGGCGGCGTCACCACCTTCGCCGACCACTACTTCGCCATGGACACCGTCGCCGACGTCGTCGCGGAGACCGGCCTGCGCGCCCTCCTCGGCCAGGCCTACTTCTCCTCGCAGGGGCCCGAGGGACGCGAGGCGTCCCTCGACTTCGCGCTCCGCCGCGCGGGCGCCGCCGACGGCCGCGTCACCACCTGCCTCGCCCCGCACGCCCCGTACACCGTCGACGACGCCGACCTCGCCGCGACCGCGGGGCTCGCGCGGGACCACGGCCTCCTGGTGCATCTGCACGCCGCCGAGAGCCGCGCGCAGAGCCTGCACAGCATCGCCCGGCACGGCCTCACGCCCATCGAGGTCCTGCGCCGCGCCGGCCTGCTCGACGTCGACGTCCTCATCGCCCACGGCACCGGAATCCTGGACCGGGACACCGCCGCCCTGCGCGCCGCCACCGGCCGCGTCGCCGTCGCCAGCGCCCCGCGCGGCTATCTGAAGTTCGCCTGGGGCCCCACCCCGCTACGGCTGCTCGCGGACCTCGGCATCCCGGTGGGCCTCGCCACGGACGGCGCGGCGTCCAACAACTCCCTGGACGTGTGGGAGTCCATGGCGCTCACCGCGCTCGTCCAGAAGTCCGCCACCGGCGACCCGCGCTGGCTGACCTCCCGTCAGGCGCTGCACCACGCCACGCTGCAGAGCGCCCGGGCCGTCGGCCTCGGCGAACGGATCGGCAGCCTCGCGCCGGGGCGCCGGGCCGACATCGTCCTCGTCGACCTCACCGGGCCGCACACCCAGCCCGTGCACGACCTCGCCGCGACCCTGGTGCACAGCGCCCGCAGCGGCGACGTCCGCACGACGATCGTCGACGGGCGCGTCCTGATGCGCGACCGGGAGCTGCTGACCGTCGACGTCCCCGCCGTGACACGGGAGTTGGCCCAGCGGCTGCCCGCGCTCGTCGAGCGCGGACACGGCAGGAGGATCCAGGAGTACGACGCCTGA
- a CDS encoding endonuclease/exonuclease/phosphatase family protein, with product MLLATWNLENLYRPGGPFGPKDKAAYEAKLSSLAATVRALDPSLLGVQEVGDPAALDDLAGLLDGTWHTAVSRHADDRGIRVGFLSRLEPEVVADVEAFPPQLRPVQRDDAGAVAAATGRGLFAIRVASRALVLDAAVCHLKSKLLSYPGDRFQPRDEGERARVGAYALYRRTAEAATLRALADELLGGDGRQRDVVVLGDLNDEVMAATTQILLGPPGSELGTPGFATPDRGDAVRLWNVAPLIPAERRFSRVSFGRRELIDHVLLSHRLVGRVVREGSAGTGLPGGPGALGLPSVGADPAERQGAAGSDHAPVWIRFRP from the coding sequence ATGCTCCTCGCCACCTGGAACCTGGAGAACCTCTACCGTCCCGGCGGCCCCTTCGGGCCGAAGGACAAGGCGGCGTACGAGGCGAAGCTGTCCTCGCTCGCGGCGACGGTCCGCGCGCTCGACCCGAGCCTGCTCGGGGTGCAGGAGGTCGGCGACCCCGCGGCCCTGGACGACCTGGCCGGGCTGCTCGACGGCACCTGGCACACGGCCGTGTCGCGGCACGCGGACGACCGGGGCATCCGGGTGGGGTTCCTGAGCCGTCTGGAGCCGGAGGTCGTGGCCGACGTCGAGGCGTTCCCGCCGCAGCTGCGGCCCGTGCAGCGCGACGACGCGGGCGCGGTGGCCGCCGCGACGGGCCGCGGCCTGTTCGCGATACGGGTGGCGAGCCGCGCGCTCGTCCTCGACGCGGCCGTCTGCCATCTGAAGTCGAAGCTCCTGAGTTACCCCGGCGACCGGTTCCAGCCGCGGGACGAGGGCGAGCGGGCGCGCGTCGGGGCGTACGCGCTCTACCGGCGCACGGCGGAGGCGGCCACGCTGCGGGCGCTGGCCGACGAACTCCTCGGCGGGGACGGGCGGCAGCGGGACGTGGTGGTCCTCGGCGACCTCAACGACGAGGTGATGGCGGCCACCACCCAGATCCTGCTCGGCCCGCCCGGCTCCGAGCTGGGCACGCCGGGGTTCGCGACGCCGGACCGGGGCGACGCGGTGCGGCTGTGGAACGTGGCGCCGCTGATCCCGGCGGAGCGCCGCTTCTCCCGCGTCAGCTTCGGCCGTCGCGAGCTGATCGACCACGTGCTCCTGAGCCACCGCCTGGTGGGCCGGGTCGTGCGCGAGGGCTCGGCGGGCACGGGGCTCCCGGGCGGGCCCGGGGCGCTCGGCCTGCCATCGGTGGGCGCGGACCCGGCCGAGCGGCAGGGCGCGGCGGGCTCGGACCACGCGCCGGTGTGGATCCGGTTCCGCCCGTGA
- a CDS encoding phosphatidylinositol-specific phospholipase C domain-containing protein: MVAGSVVVAASFTGAAVAAEPTATGSDASYGTTTGVGVHNAYEKAKYPYFADALDSGAAMLELDVWTNVFGGGWRVSHSNPIGNDNNCENAQRPEELRTKARDQRLDGCLADLKAWHDAHPGHRPVLLKVELKDGFQARNGRGPADLDALLKAKLGDALYRPGDLATGGATLDEAVRAKGWPGRAALAGKFVVELIPGTVEQNNPADTLWTDREYATHLRDLAAAGRTGDAAAFPAVLGAASGDPRTRYADASIRPWFVVFDGDSSVYAGGSVDTKWYADRGYLVVMTDAHKVAPAIDGTRPTEAQARDRVALLAKRHASVVSADWYPLPQVLGAVLPRG, encoded by the coding sequence ATGGTGGCGGGGAGCGTCGTCGTCGCGGCCTCGTTCACGGGGGCTGCGGTGGCCGCGGAGCCCACGGCCACCGGGAGCGACGCCTCCTACGGCACCACCACCGGCGTCGGCGTCCACAACGCGTACGAGAAGGCCAAGTACCCCTACTTCGCCGACGCGCTCGACTCCGGCGCGGCCATGCTCGAACTCGACGTGTGGACCAACGTCTTCGGCGGCGGCTGGCGCGTCTCGCACAGCAACCCGATCGGCAACGACAACAACTGCGAGAACGCGCAGCGCCCCGAGGAGCTGCGCACCAAGGCGCGCGACCAGCGCCTCGACGGCTGCCTCGCCGACCTGAAGGCCTGGCACGACGCCCACCCCGGACACCGGCCCGTGCTCCTCAAGGTCGAGCTGAAGGACGGCTTCCAGGCGCGCAACGGACGCGGGCCCGCCGACCTCGACGCCCTCCTCAAGGCCAAGCTCGGGGACGCCCTGTACCGGCCCGGCGACCTCGCCACCGGCGGGGCCACGCTCGACGAGGCCGTGCGGGCGAAGGGCTGGCCCGGCAGGGCCGCGCTCGCGGGCAAGTTCGTCGTCGAGCTGATCCCCGGCACCGTCGAGCAGAACAACCCCGCCGACACCCTGTGGACCGACCGCGAGTACGCGACCCATCTGCGCGACCTGGCCGCCGCGGGCAGGACCGGCGACGCCGCCGCCTTCCCCGCCGTGCTCGGCGCCGCGTCCGGCGACCCGCGCACGCGGTACGCGGACGCCTCGATCCGGCCCTGGTTCGTGGTCTTCGACGGCGACTCCTCGGTGTACGCGGGCGGGTCCGTCGACACCAAGTGGTACGCCGACCGCGGCTATCTGGTCGTCATGACCGACGCCCACAAGGTGGCGCCCGCCATCGACGGCACCCGGCCGACCGAGGCCCAGGCCCGCGACCGGGTCGCGCTGCTCGCGAAGCGGCACGCCAGCGTCGTCTCGGCCGACTGGTATCCGCTGCCGCAGGTGCTCGGCGCGGTGCTGCCGCGCGGCTAG
- a CDS encoding DUF3574 domain-containing protein, which translates to MALTLTLTGPRLAVAAAAAVLAIGAPTAYAALDGGPAQPPAASAAARGKPFVETHLFFGTERPDGGPAVTDKQFMKFIDTEVTPGFPDGLTIQQGRGQWKDSNGRIERERSYELILLYPTADAKKSDKLIEEIRSDYEKKFAQDSVGRLDDRARVDF; encoded by the coding sequence ATGGCGCTCACCCTCACGCTCACCGGTCCCCGCCTTGCCGTCGCCGCGGCGGCCGCGGTCCTCGCGATCGGCGCGCCGACGGCGTACGCGGCCCTCGACGGCGGCCCGGCGCAGCCGCCCGCCGCCTCGGCCGCGGCGCGCGGCAAGCCCTTCGTCGAGACGCACCTGTTCTTCGGCACCGAGCGCCCCGACGGCGGCCCGGCCGTGACGGACAAGCAGTTCATGAAGTTCATCGACACCGAGGTGACCCCCGGCTTCCCCGACGGCCTGACCATCCAGCAGGGCCGCGGCCAGTGGAAGGACAGCAACGGCAGGATCGAGCGCGAGCGCAGCTACGAGCTGATCCTGCTGTACCCGACGGCCGACGCGAAGAAGAGCGACAAGCTGATCGAGGAGATCCGCTCCGACTACGAGAAGAAGTTCGCCCAGGACTCGGTGGGCCGCCTCGACGACCGGGCGCGGGTCGACTTCTGA
- a CDS encoding metallophosphoesterase family protein — protein sequence MPQTPRAENRNANRRAGRARWLVPAAATTALAATGGLLLWSPAGAAENDGIGRAAFSAVAVGDIAEQCTKSDSKCAHPKTAALVQRLDPNFVMTMGDNQYDDARLKDFQKYYATTWGAFKNKTKPVPGNHETYDPAGALKGYKSYFGDVAYPDGKSYYSFDQGNWHFVALDSNSFDDRAQIDWLKRDLAANGKKCVAAYFHHPLFSSGEHGNNPVSKPVWKLLQGAKTELVLGGHDHHYERFAPQTADGDADASKGIVEVIAGTGGANPYKIEEVQPHSQKRITNTYGVVKFDFADDGFSWKLIGTDGSTKDSSPAYSCH from the coding sequence ATGCCGCAGACCCCCCGTGCCGAAAACCGGAACGCCAACCGCCGCGCCGGACGAGCCCGTTGGCTCGTGCCCGCGGCCGCCACCACCGCCCTCGCCGCCACCGGCGGCCTGCTGCTCTGGTCGCCCGCCGGAGCCGCCGAGAACGACGGGATCGGACGGGCCGCGTTCTCCGCGGTCGCCGTGGGCGACATCGCCGAGCAGTGCACCAAGAGCGACAGCAAGTGCGCGCACCCGAAGACCGCGGCGCTCGTGCAGCGGCTCGACCCGAACTTCGTGATGACGATGGGCGACAACCAGTACGACGACGCCCGTCTGAAGGACTTCCAGAAGTACTACGCGACCACCTGGGGCGCCTTCAAGAACAAGACGAAGCCGGTGCCCGGCAACCACGAGACCTACGACCCGGCGGGCGCCCTCAAGGGCTACAAGTCCTACTTCGGGGACGTCGCCTACCCCGACGGCAAGAGCTACTACAGCTTCGACCAGGGCAACTGGCACTTCGTCGCCCTGGACTCCAACAGCTTCGACGACCGGGCGCAGATCGACTGGCTCAAGCGCGACCTCGCCGCCAACGGCAAGAAGTGCGTGGCGGCGTACTTCCACCACCCGCTGTTCTCCTCCGGCGAGCACGGCAACAACCCCGTCAGCAAGCCCGTCTGGAAGCTGCTCCAGGGCGCGAAGACGGAACTGGTGCTCGGCGGGCACGACCACCACTACGAGCGGTTCGCGCCGCAGACCGCGGACGGCGACGCCGACGCCTCGAAGGGGATCGTCGAGGTCATCGCCGGGACCGGCGGCGCCAACCCGTACAAGATCGAGGAGGTGCAGCCGCACAGCCAGAAGCGGATCACCAACACCTACGGCGTGGTGAAGTTCGACTTCGCGGACGACGGGTTCTCGTGGAAGCTCATCGGGACCGACGGTTCCACGAAGGACAGCAGCCCGGCGTACTCCTGCCACTGA
- a CDS encoding MFS transporter, translating into MYLATTDAVATATDGRRSRGRVTGPVLALGAVSLVTDISSEMVTAVLPLYFVLGLGLSPLAFGFLDGLYNGVTAFVRLLGGYAADRGGRHKLVAGSGYLLSALSRLGLLLAGGATAGIGAAIAADRLGKGVRTAPRDALISLHSPPDQLGRAFGVHRAMDTTGALLGPLAAFALLWVTADAYDAVFMVSFCCGLFGVLLLVAFVPGREEPPPARRRARGPSAPRLALALLRHAAFRRVCGAAALLGAATVGDAFLYLLLQRRLDFAESWFPLLPLGTAAVYLLLAVPAGRLADRFGRRGPFLAGHAALLVAYALLLLPTGGRPLLVGVVLALGVFYAATDGVLMALVAPFVPPDQRASGMAVVQTGQALSRLVAAAGFGAAWTLWGIGTALTCAALALTAAIAGAAALLPRAAEPHGTLRRRTT; encoded by the coding sequence ATGTATCTGGCAACCACCGACGCGGTCGCCACGGCCACCGACGGCCGCCGCTCGCGCGGCCGCGTCACCGGTCCCGTCCTCGCGCTCGGCGCGGTCAGCCTCGTCACCGACATCTCCTCGGAGATGGTCACCGCCGTGCTGCCCCTGTACTTCGTCCTCGGGCTCGGGCTCTCCCCGCTCGCGTTCGGCTTCCTCGACGGGCTCTACAACGGCGTCACCGCCTTCGTGCGGCTGCTCGGCGGGTACGCCGCCGACCGCGGCGGGCGGCACAAGCTCGTCGCGGGCTCCGGCTACCTCCTCTCCGCCCTGTCCCGGCTCGGCCTGCTGCTCGCGGGCGGGGCCACCGCCGGGATCGGCGCCGCCATCGCGGCGGACCGGCTCGGCAAGGGCGTGCGGACCGCGCCCCGCGACGCGCTGATCTCCCTGCACAGCCCGCCGGACCAGCTCGGCCGCGCCTTCGGCGTGCACCGGGCGATGGACACCACCGGCGCGCTCCTCGGCCCGCTCGCGGCGTTCGCGCTGCTGTGGGTGACCGCGGACGCCTACGACGCCGTGTTCATGGTCAGCTTCTGCTGCGGGCTCTTCGGGGTGCTGCTGCTCGTCGCGTTCGTACCGGGGCGGGAGGAGCCGCCACCGGCCCGGCGGCGGGCGCGCGGGCCCTCGGCTCCGCGCCTCGCCCTCGCGCTGCTCCGCCACGCGGCGTTCCGGCGGGTCTGCGGCGCCGCCGCGCTGCTCGGGGCCGCCACGGTCGGCGACGCCTTCCTCTACCTGCTGCTCCAGCGGCGCCTGGACTTCGCGGAGAGCTGGTTCCCGCTGCTTCCGCTCGGCACCGCCGCCGTCTATCTGCTGCTCGCCGTGCCCGCGGGCCGGCTCGCCGACCGGTTCGGACGGCGCGGACCGTTCCTCGCGGGCCACGCCGCGCTCCTCGTCGCGTACGCCCTGCTGCTCCTGCCCACCGGCGGCCGGCCGCTGCTCGTGGGGGTGGTGCTCGCCCTCGGGGTGTTCTACGCCGCGACCGACGGCGTCCTCATGGCACTCGTGGCCCCCTTCGTACCGCCGGACCAACGGGCCAGCGGCATGGCCGTGGTACAGACCGGCCAGGCGCTCAGCAGGCTCGTCGCCGCCGCGGGCTTCGGCGCCGCGTGGACGCTGTGGGGCATCGGCACCGCGCTGACCTGCGCGGCCCTCGCGCTCACGGCCGCGATCGCGGGCGCGGCGGCGCTGCTGCCCCGCGCCGCGGAACCCCACGGCACGCTCCGACGGAGGACGACCTGA
- a CDS encoding RidA family protein, giving the protein MTTHRTVVPSLFPPPGYAHAAVVEAGTRLAFMAGSVPLDAEGALVGEGDVVAQTRQVVANLDEALRAIGSDLSQVVASTVYVVGHEPGVLTEAWEVVRASGLLATEPHTSTLLGVTVLGYPGQLVEITATAVVPGA; this is encoded by the coding sequence ATGACCACTCATCGCACCGTCGTCCCGTCCCTCTTCCCGCCCCCCGGATACGCCCACGCCGCCGTCGTCGAAGCCGGTACGCGACTCGCCTTCATGGCGGGTTCCGTACCCCTGGACGCCGAGGGCGCCCTGGTCGGCGAAGGCGACGTCGTGGCGCAGACGCGGCAGGTCGTCGCCAACCTCGACGAGGCCCTGCGCGCCATCGGCAGCGACCTGTCGCAGGTCGTGGCGAGCACCGTGTACGTCGTCGGGCACGAGCCCGGCGTGCTGACCGAGGCCTGGGAGGTCGTCCGCGCCTCGGGCCTGCTCGCCACCGAGCCGCACACCTCCACGCTGCTCGGCGTGACCGTGCTCGGCTATCCGGGCCAGCTCGTGGAGATCACCGCCACGGCCGTGGTGCCCGGCGCGTGA